In Uranotaenia lowii strain MFRU-FL chromosome 2, ASM2978415v1, whole genome shotgun sequence, one genomic interval encodes:
- the LOC129742145 gene encoding uncharacterized protein LOC129742145: MRVIEWWLIDQRMCRLTIEEGRIFNISIIKLRSPQLGSIGDGKDALRWSSGKYPSSASVAFSDCLSTSRTRPNDHRNTSRQITDASNSSNGLRLYYQNVRGLKSKITECFVASSELGFEIYSFTETWLDSSVPSSQLFSSDYNVFRCDRSSANSRRSRGGGVLIAVSSTLSSSIVAFNINSIESLWVRVSNDHGSFLIGTAYVPPEKSYDCTIIDLHVDALSDARLQHPECNVILLGDFNQSQLFWIPGQSNNMVLESSSMINSASATLLDGTTLNGVSQRNGIRNSQNRTLDLVFSDDSISISPIIEASDFIVPIDVYHPPLEFEIFFPNPITFVEDFDVSARDFNRADFDTMNRVLSEADWSEIQSCTDVDVAVCIFKAILDDAFDKSVPLVRPPLRPPWTNAHLKRLKQTRSKLLRKFSNSRCPFVKIKLNAATKCYRIYNRLCYRRYVHRTQTELRRNPKKFWKFVNSKRKESGLPAVLQLNDRIAMSADEKCDLFATHFASVFSVESPTASQLNAAVTRLPIDVLDLDVFAVSEEMVLEAIINLKNSTTAGQDGIPACVLKKCCSLLVKPLTSIFTQSLEQQKFPTIWKKSLMSPVYKKGDKKDVLNYRGVTSLAACSKTPKVLHNLL; the protein is encoded by the exons TCAGGCAAGTACCCTTCTTCAGCTTCCGTTGCGTTCAGTGACTGCCTCTCAACTTCCAGAACTCGTCCCAACGATCATCGGAACACATCACGACAAATAACTGACGCATCTAATTCATCTAATGGTCTGCGGCTGTACTACCAGAACGTGCGTggtttgaaatccaaaatcacTGAATGCTTCGTTGCTTCATCAGAGCTCGGTTTCGAAATCTACTCATTCACCGAAACTTGGCTCGATTCATCCGTACCGTCAAGTCAGCTATTCAGTTCTGACTATAACGTATTTCGTTGTGACAGAAGTAGTGCCAATAGTCGTCGTAGTAGAGGTGGTGGGGTCCTCATAGCGGTTTCAAGCACGCTTAGCTCATCAATCGTAGCTTTTAATATTAATAGCATAGAAAGTTTGTGGGTGAGAGTGTCAAATGATCACGGCTCATTTTTGATCGGAACAGCTTATGTACCGCCGGAAAAAAGTTACGATTGTACAATTATCGATTTGCATGTTGATGCATTATCAGATGCTAGACTACAACACCCTGAATGTAATGTAATTCTTCTTGGTGACTTTAACCAATCGCAATTGTTCTGGATTCCGGGTCAGAGCAACAACATGGTGTTGGAATCTTCTTCCATGATAAATTCTGCTAGTGCTACACTATTGGATGGAACGACATTGAATGGAGTTAGTCAACGAAACGGGATACGAAACTCTCAAAACCGAACGCTGGATTTGGTTTTCTCAGATGATTCTATTTCGATCAGTCCCATTATCGAAGCCAGTGATTTCATTGTGCCGATAGACGTGTATCACCCTcctttggaatttgaaattttcttcccgAATCCTATCACTTTTGTTGAAGATTTCGATGTATCAGCCCGTGATTTTAATCGGGCGGATTTTGATACTATGAACCGTGTTCTATCTGAAGCTGACTGGTCTGAAATCCAAAGTTGTACTGACGTTGATGTAGCTGTTTGTATATTTAAAGCAATCCTGGATGACGCCTTTGATAAATCCGTACCCCTGGTGCGGCCTCCTCTTCGACCTCCTTGGACTAATGCTCACTTGAAGCGGTTGAAACAGACACGATCGAAATTGCTACGGAAGTTTAGTAACTCCAGGTGCCCATTcgtgaaaatcaaattgaacgcGGCTACTAAATGTTACCGGATATACAACCGACTTTGCTATCGTCGTTATGTGCATCGTACTCAGACTGAACTTCGTCGCAATccaaaaaagttctggaaatttgtAAACTCCAAACGAAAAGAGTCTGGGCTCCCAGCTGTACTCCAACTAAATGATCGTATTGCCATGTCAGCTGACGAAAAATGCGACCTTTTTGCGACGCACTTCGCCAGTGTTTTTTCAGTCGAATCGCCAACCGCTAGTCAATTGAATGCCGCAGTAACACGATTACCCATCGATGTGCTGGATCTGGATGTTTTTGCTGTAAGCGAGGAAATGGTGTTAGAGGCAATAATTAATCTGAAAAACTCCACGACAGCCGGACAGGATGGCATACCGGCGTGCGTACTGAAAAAGTGTTGCTCATTACTGGTGAAACCTCTGACAAGCATTTTCACCCAGTCTCTAGAACAGCAAAAATTTCCCACCatctggaaaaaatcgttaatgAGCCCAGtgtacaaaaaaggtgacaaaaaagatgttctTAACTACCGtggtgtcacatcgctagctgcctgctcgaaa ACCCCCAAAGTATTGCATAATCTGCTGTGA